From a region of the Notolabrus celidotus isolate fNotCel1 chromosome 14, fNotCel1.pri, whole genome shotgun sequence genome:
- the tmprss13a gene encoding transmembrane protease serine 13a, giving the protein MAKTDSNDPPPPYYPTSMHTLPPLKSYEEVVYGVGPGLTPLSHPRYIPRYSTQVVVPQVTVQSTPPCKKRRGCCNNKCYGGSGGTLLLLGLLALAIWLGVRYGTRLATLAILHNNIKNSTFVQQFQSSIDSCPNTTVKCDGIRDCELGSDEANCVRFDRDGSLQVKTSMDNRFLPVCYKGWNQSHANQTCTQLGFRNSFSTKAATAPESTSLTVTNNSSVPIQGRVNVSPSCPNQEIVSLQCIECGKQQSTARIIGGSAAKSGQWPWQLSLHYRGSHICGAVLISNDFALTAAHCFPRDSNTTEKWELYGGVVNLDSLPQPYQVEKIILNENYNSKTNDQDIALLKLSSPVAFNDKVQPACLPTYDMTLPHGTKCWTSGFGTTDEEAVGVSKDLMEVAVGIISPSVCKLPHVYGNALTRNMICAGNLQGGKDSCQGDSGGPLVCKHGNQWYLLGITSWGHGCGRENKPGVYTKVSSLVPWVYSTMHQEKP; this is encoded by the exons ATGGCTAAGACTGACTCG AACGATCCCCCTCCTCCCTACTACCCCACCTCCATGCATACCCTGCCTCCCCTCAAGTCCTATGAGGAGGTGGTGTACGGCGTGGGTCCAGGCCTGACACCCCTCAGCCACCCGCGCTACATCCCCCGATATTCAACACAAGTGGTTGTTCCCCAAGTCACAGTGCAAAGTACAC CCCCCTGTAAAAAGAGGAGGGGGTGCTGCAACAATAAGTGTTACGGAGGGTCAGGGGGAACCTTGCTGCTGCTCGGCCTGCTGGCTCTGGCCATCTGGCTTGGAG TACGTTACGGCACCCGTTTGGCTACACTTGCAATCCTCCACAACAATATCAAAAACTCCACCTTTGTGCAACAATTCCAGTCAAGTATCGACTCCTGTCCAAATACTACAGTGAAATGTGACGGGATAAGAGACTGTGAATTGGGCTCTGATGAAGCAAACTGTG TGAGGTTTGACCGTGATGGAAGTCTGCAGGTCAAGACGTCTATGGATAACCGCTTCCTACCCGTGTGCTACAAAGGCTGGAACCAGAGCCATGCTAACCAGACCTGCACCCAGCTAGGGTTCAGAAA CTCCTTTTCCACCAAAGCAGCAACAGCCCCTGAGTCCACCAGTCTAACAGTGACCAACAATTCATCTGTGCCTATCCAGGGTCGGGTAAATGTCAG TCCTTCCTGTCCAAACCAGGAGATTGTCTCCCTGCAGTGCATTG AATGCGGAAAGCAGCAGTCCACAGCCCGGATCATTGGTGGCAGTGCTGCTAAGTCTGGTCAGTGGCCCTGGCAGTTGTCACTTCACTACAGAGGATCTCACATCTGTGGAGCAGTCCTGATCTCTAATGACTTTGCTCTAACAGCCGCTCACTGCTTCCCGAG AGACAGTAACACAACAGAGAAGTGGGAGCTCTACGGTGGAGTGGTGAATCTAGACTCCCTGCCTCAGCCGTACCAGGTGGAGAAGATCATCCTCAACGAGAACTACAACAGCAAGACTAATGACCAAGACATTgctctgctcaaactctcatcACCTGTTGCTTTTAATG ATAAAGTACAGCCTGCTTGCCTCCCAACATATGACATGACATTACCCCATGGAACCAAGTGCTGGACCTCAGGTTTTGGCACAACTGATGAGGAAGCAG TCGGTGTCTCCAAGGATCTTATGGAGGTCGCTGTGGGCATCATTAGTCCATCAGTGTGTAAACTCCCCCATGTGTATGGTAATGCTTTGACCAGGAACATGATCTGTGCTGGGaacctgcagggaggaaaaGACTCCTGTCAG GGTGACAGTGGTGGACCTCTTGTGTGTAAACATGGGAATCAATGGTACCTGCTTGGGATCACCAGCTGGGGACATGGCTGTGGTAGAGAAAACAAGCCGGGAGTTTACACCAAAGTCAGCAGTCTTGTGCCCTGGGTCTACAGCACGATGCAC CAAGAGAAACCGTGA